GACCGGTACATCAATGGTGAGACAAGCAGTTGAAGAGCTGCTCAACATGTTTGGTTCACCGTTTTTCACGGAGAGTGGAAACTCAGGTTGTTTCGTTGGGTGTGGTGAGCCTCTGAACAGGTGGTTGCTGCAGTCTTATGTTGAGAGGATGCATTTGATGTGAGTGTTGTTTGTTTCtcatttttagggttttatctTTCTCTTTTGTCCGATTgcattttatttattgtttagcTTTGTAAGTCATAAGTTAAGGTTAGGGATAATACTTATCTCTCTCCAGTCATTTGTATCTTCCTCTTGCAATAATATATCTGAGTTTAAATGTGTTTTAACGAACTGTATGCTGAGTATTATTTTTCATACAAAATCAAATgctttcaaaaaaagaaagaaacaaaaaatgtcTTAAGACTTGCTCATGTACAAGAAGTGAAACTGGAAGCACTAGAGAAGTCTGGTGTTGTAGGAGGCACAAGAAGAGCACTTGTGATGAAGCCAGTGGTAAGGGGCGTTTCCCTTTCTACCACAGTCATTACATAGTATTACCTGCAACCAAACCATCTTGTGTTTAGCTTAAAAACCTAGACAACTAATGGATGGATGATACTTTGCATAAGATCCAGAGAGAACAGAGAGGAACCTGAGTTTGGTTTAAGTATTCATCTGGCATCTTTTGTTCTGCGAGCAGTGCATCTAACATTCTAAAGTACACCTGCGTGTGACGAGAGGAACTAAAATTAACAATGGTGACACTTCTCATGATGAATTGTTGGTAACCAAATTGTATGttttaatctctctctctctctctttttcttttttttagtagCATTAGATAATCTCTTCTGGGACTGATCTTTATGTATTTGTTCAAGGATAGAACCAGACTTTTGGTGTAACTAACCTGCATATCGCCTAGTGACTTGCTGCAGATAGGGCATGTGTAATGTGAACATGTGTACTCctacaaccaaaaaaaaaacagacaccCATAGGTAAAAGTGTTTAGCATATGTTTGGTGTCAAACGTATTCTGAGATATTTAAGTACCTGAAAGCATGTTGAATGCATCACATGACCACATGGAAGAGCCTTCACAGGAGAATTCGAGGTAAAAATGTACTCATGACAAATCGGGCAATTATCTTCTAAGCACTTCTCTATGCATACATGTTCTACTAAAGTCCGTGACATACAAGCGTTGCATTTCATGCAGTGGAAGTAATCAATCCCCAATCCTTTCCCTACTCGGCATAGATTGCAGTAGGGACAATGATATATTTCCCTATAAGTAAGtcaaaacacacaacaaaaacaaacatttCGTCAGAAAATGCAATGAATAGATGCTGAAGcagaaataattttttaccTATCATCCTCAAATAGTTTGCATATTTTGCAGTAATATTTTCCCATTGATGAATTGCATGAAACATTTGAGCAGGTAGCACCTAATGGTTGGATTGTCATGCATTTCATACACATCATCTTTGTAATCTGCTTCCTGTAATaagcattaaaaaaatatcagagGTTGTGTGTGAGGTGAAACAAGATGGAaatagaaacaaacaaacatgtgCCACTACCTATCAATTAAGTGATCAACCTCTTCATCATGGCACCGTATGCATGTGAAGAGGTGGTTGCAACAAGGAGCAAGAAGCTTGCAACTCCTCTTGTAATGTTTGCAACCAAGGATATTCTTGTGAGGATCTCGATAAGATTGATGTTGACCAGGAACTGCTTCTCTATTGTTTGCCAGAGTGGATGGTTCAAGATTATGTATCCTCTGTGTGGCTATCCAGCGGCTGAAAAAATATACAACCTAGTGTGTAAGTCCCAACAAAGAACAACATCATATTTAGAATATCATGAAGGTGATTCTTGGACACCTAGCCGTTCCTAAGTGTTTCTAAACACAGATATGTAAAAGACTAAACAGAGGACTTGACTAATTATAATATGGTAGCACTTACCTCATTAAAAAATTCTGCATGATGTATGATTTTTTCTGAGGATCCAAATCAGAGTCAAGAGATATCCTTCTAAGTGTAGCCTCCACACTCTCCTGACTCATTGATAAGAGGTACTCATATCTAATGTCTTGGCCATATTGGTTTTGTTTGTGAGCCATTTTAAAAGCTTGAGCAGAGCTTCCCATCTGGCAGTTACTGACAGTTTGCTCGGTGTGCCTTCTTTCTTCAGCTCCTCCTGTACATACCTTCTTACCTTCTGAgatttctttatgatttttctctttttcttctgcCTTGTTGTTATTAAGAGCATCCTTTCCAAGTAGCTTATTCATGGTAccctttgaatctttctttaaAACTTCAAGAGGTTTGCTGCCTTCAAAGAGATATTTCCAGACAATATCTAGTGGATCTGAATCCTCAGATGATTCCTTGTTTGCTTCtcctgtttcttcttctcctacaGCTTGACTAGTATACCATTCTGTTAACCATTCACCAAACATGGTTTTTCTTGTGGCTTGACGCCATAAGGACATCACAGCACGCTGTTCACCAGGGATCAAAGATTCCATTAGCCATGGAATCATATCCTGCAATATTTCTCCACTCATTCTTCCAAGCATACACGCTATGATTTTTTCCTGTTCTTCTGTAGTGAAGCAGTCCCTGAACAAGTACCAGAGCTCGGTTTCTTCGCGGTGGAGATGCTCAGACAATAGCTTATGAATGGATTTGCATACATCTTGGAGGCTCATACACAGCTTCACATACTTCGCATTCATGTAGTGGTCCAGTGCTGCCATCTCATTCAAAAGGAATGATACTTTATCTAGGTGTTCAACTTCAAGTTGGTGATCAATACTGTATGACTTACTAATGTTTTGTAGTTTGCCCTTTGCCTCCAGAGCTGGAAATGCAATCTCATCCTCTGCATCTGAATGTATCTGATACAAGAACTTTATAAGATGAAACCGTTGATGAAACTCTCCAAGGAAGCTACAGTCTGATGCTAGCCGAGCTGAACCACATACAAGGTAGTCTAGATCTTTCTGCATTGCCTTGTGGAAGAAGAAAAGCAGATCGATTGGTTTCAAGTCCATAAGTAACTGATCATCGCCAGTTTTCTTGTCACCAAGAAGACCAGGAAGCTGTTGAAGAGGCTTGAGCTTTACTGGGATAAGTATTTGTTGATTCATTGCACTAGAGTAGGGTGTCTCCTTCATGTAACCAGTGGGTAGATCAATAGATACAAGAAAACAAGGACCAGAACCAGAAGCTACTTCAGTGTGTTCCTCTTCAACATGACGTCTCGGTTTGAACATAAAGGAGAGCTCATCCCAGAAACTTTCAAGTGATGTTTTGCCAGAATAACTGAAGCGAAACCACTGCAACAAGAGATGGGCAAAAGGTTTATTGGGAAAGGAATCTTCCCAGCTTAAGAACTGAATAATTGATTCAGATTGATCTTCTGATAACTGAGAAGAAAACCACATTATAACACACTTGAGCAACCCAAGAGGCAGGACATGAAGGCTCCTGTATAGGAGCTGCTTCTGCATTTCAATGTTGCAGTTCACGCTGATGATGGGGAATACCTAGAAAACAATGAGTAAATTGGAATCTGAATACtgaaaataaagcaaaaagacTAAAAGTTGATAAGAATATGAAAATGTTTACCTCTGTTTCCTCTACAGTAAACTGCTTTGTTACTATCAATATGAGAGAATCAAGTTTCTCCTGAAGGGTAATGACAAAACGGTCACTCCTTGTTCTAGTTTCAAGGTCTAGAGACCTCTTGAAGTTTTCCATATGGCCATCAAGGGTAAATTGTTTGGAAGCAGAAGAGTGTTGATCAACAATTTCTTCAAACACTGGGTAAAAGAACTTCTTAAATGCATTGCTGCAATAAAGTATGTCACCAGGCCAGTTTCTCATATAAAAAAGAGGATAAGAAACAAAGCAAGTCCAAGAAGCTACGCATATCATTAtcaaaaaaagttattattacCCATAAAAGATAAGGATATCAGCAAGGAAGTTTAGCCGAGCCACCAGCACATTAAGGTCCAGTGAAAGGCTTGGAGAATTCAACTGGCGTAATCCTGTTTGAATGTCTAATAGATCTATTTTAATAGCATTATGCCAAAGCTTAATACCATTAGTCAGAGTGTGTCCTGTATTTGGAATAGAAAATGATAATTTACTCCACTGCCAGAAATGTTGAAACAACCCACTTGGCAAATCTGCTTGATGAGATGAGTTGTTCATGATCTTTGTAAGAGTCCCAAAAGAAGAAGGTTGAGTAGCATCAACCAACCAAGAGTTTACAACCTTCAGAAATAAACTTAAATGTTGTTACATTTtgccaaaaaataaaatgaagagaAGCTAAAGTCACAtctcaatatataaatattaccgGTTGCAGAGATACTTCCTTTGGGACAACTTCTCTCACGCAATTCTCAACTTCAGATTTCTCCTTGAGAGTGAGTAAAGATATCATCCATGGGAAAAGTTCTTCAAGTATCATCACTGGAACACTACAGATAAATTGCCACACTAATGATGCTTGTTCTTCAAAGGAGAAGTTCTCAATTAACAAAGGAAACACCTGCATACTTAAGATAAAGATTAGTTTCTTCTGAATCATATTGAGAAAGACAGTTTGACTTGTGTGACAAGCAAAACCTATATACCTGACGCTCTTCTTTAAGCATATGTTGACATATGGATGACTGAATGGTACCTATACATAATACAACTTCACGAAGAACATCTGCCGTGTTCTCTCTTTCCTCTTCAAGAACATGTAGCCAATTATATATTGAAGCGAAAAGATCATCTGTGGATTCATGTTCAAGcgaataattaaaaacaatgtTCTTCACACGTGTGTCCAGGGCCGAAAATATAACCTGCCATgacaataataaacaaaaaaaaaaaaaaaaaacattaacataAGTGATTGTGATAAGAAATGAAATCGGAACAATTCAAGATGGATTCAAAAGAATACAGAGAGCAAAGTAAGACCATTATAGTGAATTATATTACAGCGGAGTATGTTGTAAAACTCAAGTTTACGTGTACTCGTTGactttttttaataactttgaGATGTTTTGATCTTTGTTTGTCCTAATAGTGTCTTTGGCACCTAAGATGACATACTTTTGCTAAATTCTAAGAATAGTGTAACGTTTTGATATTTCTACTGAacatttatgtatttaaaaaaaaaatcgatattTCCTTATTGAGAGTTTCATCATCTATAAACAGCTTAAACATATGGAGAGATTCTAATTTTCTAACCTCATCTTCAGCTGCAGAATGGTACATATAAACAAGCTTCAGGAAATCAAACTTACGGCGGAGCTCCACCGCTAGATGAGAACCGTCTCGGACCTCATTACCGACCAGACGTTGGAGCTCCGCCAGCTGTGCACGGAAAGCCTTGTGGAAATAAACAAATAAGAGAACCGGAGAATCCGACAACCGAGCATTCATCACAACCACCGAaggggaggaagaagaagaaggtgacgCCATATCCAGCGGTTTTTTCTCCCATAGGTTCTTGTCCGGCGGAAGTGGAAGAGGATCTCCAACTCCCATTCACCACCATAAACAAGAGAGGAGGAAAGgagtaaaagaaagaagaggaaagAAACGCGTTGACAAAAGGAGCAGATTATTTAAAGGCTCGagcatcctcctcctcctcctcctcgtcacGCTCTTCTCTGCTATAGATTGAagatttgttaattaatatatttggagGATTTTAAGAGTTCTATTATATTGGAAGCAATTGATTGGAAGTGATGCAGACGTTAAGCAAAATTGAACAACCAAGAAGGCTTTTATCATACACACTTGTGGCGGGATTGTTACTTGGTCCCGTGTGAGTCATGTGACCCCACCATTTTTAACTTATTTAACTGTCGTTTACTAACAATTTTCTTGAACTGTATGATTTTATCTATATTAATAATCATGTTCTAtctgtaatgttttttttttgtaactgttttATCTGTAATGTTAATCACATATAGTAAACCTTGCaacttttgaataaatttttcAAACATCACTATGATATATCCTGTATCCACCCATCATTAGTTTACTATACACGTACAAGCAGACatataatattcaaaaaaataaatgttttccaaagaaaaataagatgaataataataataatcctGCTGGGATGTATTTTGCCTTTTTATGAATGAAagttaatttttgttaaaaaaaaaagaaagttaatttaaagaaaaaaataattatgtcgaaaaaaagaaaaataattataatatgaCGACAAAACGTTAAAAGTTTTAATGGTTGATAACTTGATGTGACCAAATACTTATATTTgagttattaaattaaaaagggaaaatcgcataaaaaaccctcaaagtgtcagttactaacactttaaaccttgaagttttttcactaacacttttaaccttcaaagtgatatttgtatcataaaaaaatttcaaatcgaaaaattaaccggttcagcaggtaattttttaaaaataattatttaattaataaaataaacaaaataaataaataaaaatccaaaaaaaataaaaatcgaaaaattctaataaaatttacaaaaatggaaaaaaatcaaaaaaaaaattaaaattttagaaaattaaataaatatattaaaaattaaattattttctaaaaatattaataaaaataactaaaagtttaataataaataagattaaatttaaatagagaagaactaaataaaaagttcacaattttttaaaaaaaatggaaaatataaaattcaaaatcactagtgacgatgatggtttctcacataaccattaacaatgacgataattgccatatctccAACGATATTTTCCAACATCATCTTGAAAATGacaaaacaaaatctttttcaaacttttgaattttcatttttttgaaatatatgaatttttatttttctgttttttttaatttgatctcatttagttttgaattttaattttctaaattttaattaattttctgatttttttctaattttctgatttttattaattaatatataattacataagaatcaaaaaagttagaaaaaaatccgaaattaattattatttagaaaattaaaattcaaaaataaatgagatcaaactaaaaacagaaaataaaaaaattcatatatttcaaaaaaatgaaaattcaaaagtttgaaaaatatttttttgtcatttttaagatgatgttggaaactatcattggagatatgacaattatcgtcattgttaatggttatgtgagaaaccatcatcgtcacttgtgaattttgaattttgagttttatattttccattttttaaaaaaactgtgaactttttatttagttcttctctatttaaatttaatattatttattattaattttttagttattttattaatattttagaaaataatttaatttttaatatatttatttaattttctaaaattttaatttttttatttttatttttattttttttatttttgtaaattttattaaaattttcgatttttatttatttttggatttttatttatttattttgtttattttattaattaaatattttttaaaaaaaaattacctgctgaaccggtcaatttttttatttggaggttttttatgatacaaatgtcactttaaaggttaaaaatgttagtgaaaaaatttcaaggtttaaagtgctagtaagtgacactttgagggttttttatgcgattatcccaaattaaaaatattaaattccgACAACAACAAAACTGACATTCATTGCTTGAACGAGTCAGACTGCCAGGGTCACCGTTAACTGACCTCTCCGTTAGTTAACAAGCCGTTGATTAATCAATCTCCCCGTCCGTCTCCTCCCCCGTTCCGTCTCCTCCCGCACGTGCTATCATGTGGTCGTAGCGTGAAGAACGCGAAGCTAGAATCTCCACGTGCTCTCTCCTTGACAAATGGGCCTAACTATAAATAAGTCAAAGCCCAATAAGAGATGCAAACAAAAGAGAGTTGGTCaaataagaaaatcaaataTTGGCGTATGCCAGTTTGCCCCCAGAGGTAGAAAACGATTTtagcttttgttttcttctctggCTCATAACAatgaaacaagaagaaaacaagagCTATTTGGTGTATGCCAGTTTTGCGCCaagagtttttaaaatctaataaatatGACACACACTCAAATATTCATTTTCATGTTTACTTTTGGTCCATGAAAGTATCCAACAAGTAGACATTGTAAATTTGGCTTATTACTTTAACTTGTTCTAAGCAAGTATTTGATTTATCAAGTACCCATCCAGAAATGTAATATTTGCTTTTAACCATTTATCCATATAATAACTTTGACCATATATGTGACGTTGAAGAAGTCATTCTATTTATAAGTGtaggttaaatttttttaaaaagatatatttagAAGTACtcatgtaaaataaaaataaagagagtCATGCATACACTACATCATCATAGATTTGTATCTCAACCCCCATTAATTATATACATTACACAGAAAAGATATTTTACACAAACCTAAATAGAATTAAGTACTTCTTACGcgtaaaaaatattaacaaggCGAGTACTAGTTCTCTCTCCACTACTCCTTTGGCAACTCTTCATAAACCAACTCCAGAATAGGCAAAGGTTGAAGTACCTTGCTGGTAACAGCGTTGAATACCTATGTGTTTGACGTCCTGTAGTCCTTGCTTGATATGATCTTGAAACCTCTAAACTTTTGAAATCAATCCTAATGTTGAATCTCTCCAGGAATCATTGTATTAAAGAATTGTAGAAATAGCTTACAACTTTTCACTCTAACAGGAGTTATCGAAAACACTCCCCAGTGAGTTTTTCGATCAACCTCTCAATCGAATCTCCTACAAGAATTCACCCAAAGACTCAACAGTCTCGACACAAGTTTCAAGTTGTAAAAGCTTAACCCAACAGCTTACAACTTTTCACTCTAACAGGAGTTATCGAAAACACTTCCTCATGTGCTCTTCTATCCTTCCTTCTCTTCCTGTAATAGCTATGATCTAGCATATCAATAAGAAGATGCTAGTCTCAGGATTTTGTCCTTCTCATATTGATATAGTAAATGGTTGGGAAAGACGAAGTAGAGTCACTGGTGCATCAATGGTGAGCAAGGAGTTGAAGAGCTGGTCAACATGTTTGGTTCACCTTTTCTCACGGGAAATGGAAACTCATTGTTTGTTGGATGTGGTCTGCAGAGTCGTGATTACCCTTAGAATAAAAAGGCAATTGCCTTAGCCCCCTCCCTGTATATTATGATAATTTTTGGGCCCCTAATTCAGACAATTCTTTATACTTCACGTCACAAGAATTGATGATTTATGTGAGTTtttcatgttatatatatatatatatatatatatatatatatatatatcaatatataattgggttttgctcattttaagatattttcattgagttttgatttttatgttttcttctcCTTATGTAGTATTtatgtcttctttttttattggttatgTTGTTTGAATTTTACAGTATTTTTAGTGCAATATAGTTGGATGTAGAACAtttatagtaatttttattgaataactttaaaatattaatagattACTGTTAGAAGAaaaatgatatatgttatttagtATATTCTTAATCTCATAAAATACAATTGTTAAAAAGCTCATATTCTGATACAAACATATTTATGTTATATTAAGTTTCTATGTCACAGTTCTGTGGATGTGGTGAGTCTCTCAACAGGTGGTTGCTTCGGTCTTATGTTGAGAGGATGCATTTCTGTGAGtgtttgttttgcttttttttagCTGATGTTTAGCTTGTGTCGTAAGTTAAGGTTAGGGAAAGACTTGGACTAACTCTCTCTCCAGTCATTTTGTCTTCTGCTTTTCAATTGGAATCTTTCTCTTGCAATAATATATCTGAGATTATATTAAGAAAGTGGAGCAAGCAATAAGAGGCTTTAATCATACACACTTGTGTCGGGATTATACTTGACCCCATGCCATGTCCGCCATTTATGATCAATGTAATTGTCGTTTACTAACATTTTTCagtctttcttttctattttatctgcattattttatttttatatcaattttttagttttttcaaaCATCATATGATAAATCCACCATTACTTTATTATACACGTACACACAAAGGgaagaaaatatcaaatgttCGTGCATGTTAGTTTGCGCCAGGAGGTAGAAAACGATTTTAGCTTTTGTTTTATTCTCCGGCTTAAAACGCACGGCGGAAGATGGCGGTGGCGAGTATGAGAACGAAATGGATGGCTATGACAGCGAGCATATGGATCCAGTGCACGTTAGGAGGTTCTTACACCTTCGGAATCTACTCGGCCATCTTGAAATCATCTCAATCATACGACCAATCAACCCTTGACACAGTCTCCGTCTTCAAAGACATTGGTGGTAACGTCGGCGTTTTATCTGGACTTTTGTACACTGCAACCACCTTCAATCACCGTCGCCGTGACGGACGGGAAGGTAGAGGAGGTCCGTGGCTGGTGATCTTGGTCGGAGCGGTTTTGTCCTTCACCGGTTATTTCCTTATATGGGCTTCCGTGACCGGTTTGATTAGACAACCGCCGGTTCCGGTTATGTGTCTGTTTATGCTAATAGCTGCTCAGTCTTTAACGTTTCTTAACACGGCCAACGTTGTGAGCTCCCTTGAAAATTTCGCCGATTATGGCGGCACTGCCGTTGGTATTATGAAGGTAATTAAAGTCCTTTATCTAATTTTATCTGCTTAGATTTGATTTATCATCTACTGTTTAGGCCCAATTTAGATATCTTAAACTAGGCATAGACATTTGTAAACTGATCTCGATCTGTTAATTTAACCGAAAACTAGATTGAATACCtgattttatatgtaaaaattaCCCAAACAGTTACAAGATATTTCGAACATTATAAGAATCGGACCGAGTACACAAACATGTACATGAAAATTCGTAAACCCCCAAAATAGGTATGGAATCTAAATAGGTGTCCAAAGATTTGAACTAATATCCAAAATAGGTATGAAATCTAAATcaatatcttaaatatttaattttaactcATGTTTGTTTTGATCCAACCGTGAGATACAAAATCTAAGAGTATTATTAACTCCGGGAGTTCTAAACTCTATGGAATACCTACCAAAACAGCAACATGGTCTACGAGGCCAGAACGAGTAATACTCACACGGATTTCATTGCAAAATATGCTCTCACAACGAAATGTGTTTTCTCATATGTTAATACGTCGACCTTTTACTGGATTGATACTAGTAATTTCGTTTTTTGAGAATTTGTATTAAGATTTATCTTTGTATTATCATcgtgataaaaa
The Raphanus sativus cultivar WK10039 chromosome 1, ASM80110v3, whole genome shotgun sequence DNA segment above includes these coding regions:
- the LOC108808794 gene encoding zinc finger protein BRUTUS-like At1g18910 isoform X2 → MGVGDPLPLPPDKNLWEKKPLDMASPSSSSSPSVVVMNARLSDSPVLLFVYFHKAFRAQLAELQRLVGNEVRDGSHLAVELRRKFDFLKLVYMYHSAAEDEVIFSALDTRVKNIVFNYSLEHESTDDLFASIYNWLHVLEEERENTADVLREVVLCIGTIQSSICQHMLKEERQVFPLLIENFSFEEQASLVWQFICSVPVMILEELFPWMISLLTLKEKSEVENCVREVVPKEVSLQPVVNSWLVDATQPSSFGTLTKIMNNSSHQADLPSGLFQHFWQWSKLSFSIPNTGHTLTNGIKLWHNAIKIDLLDIQTGLRQLNSPSLSLDLNVLVARLNFLADILIFYGNAFKKFFYPVFEEIVDQHSSASKQFTLDGHMENFKRSLDLETRTRSDRFVITLQEKLDSLILIVTKQFTVEETEVFPIISVNCNIEMQKQLLYRSLHVLPLGLLKCVIMWFSSQLSEDQSESIIQFLSWEDSFPNKPFAHLLLQWFRFSYSGKTSLESFWDELSFMFKPRRHVEEEHTEVASGSGPCFLVSIDLPTGYMKETPYSSAMNQQILIPVKLKPLQQLPGLLGDKKTGDDQLLMDLKPIDLLFFFHKAMQKDLDYLVCGSARLASDCSFLGEFHQRFHLIKFLYQIHSDAEDEIAFPALEAKGKLQNITLDHYMNAKYVKLCMSLQDVCKSIHKLLSEHLHREETELWYLFRDCFTTEEQEKIIACMLGRMSGEILQDMIPWLMESLIPGEQRAVMSLWRQATRKTMFGEWLTEWYTSQAVGEEETGEANKESSEDSDPLDIVWKYLFEGSKPLEVLKKDSKGTMNKLLGKDALNNNKAEEKEKNHKEISEGKKVCTGGAEERRHTEQTVSNCQMGSSAQAFKMAHKQNQYGQDIRYEYLLSMSQESVEATLRRISLDSDLDPQKKSYIMQNFLMSRWIATQRIHNLEPSTLANNREAVPGQHQSYRDPHKNILGCKHYKRSCKLLAPCCNHLFTCIRCHDEEVDHLIDRKQITKMMCMKCMTIQPLGATCSNVSCNSSMGKYYCKICKLFEDDREIYHCPYCNLCRVGKGLGIDYFHCMKCNACMSRTLVEHVCIEKCLEDNCPICHEYIFTSNSPVKALPCGHVMHSTCFQEYTCSHYTCPICSKSLGDMQVYFRMLDALLAEQKMPDEYLNQTQVILCNDCGRKGNAPYHWLHHKCSSCASYNTRLL
- the LOC108808794 gene encoding zinc finger protein BRUTUS-like At1g18910 isoform X1 — protein: MGVGDPLPLPPDKNLWEKKPLDMASPSSSSSPSVVVMNARLSDSPVLLFVYFHKAFRAQLAELQRLVGNEVRDGSHLAVELRRKFDFLKLVYMYHSAAEDEVIFSALDTRVKNIVFNYSLEHESTDDLFASIYNWLHVLEEERENTADVLREVVLCIGTIQSSICQHMLKEERQVFPLLIENFSFEEQASLVWQFICSVPVMILEELFPWMISLLTLKEKSEVENCVREVVPKEVSLQPVVNSWLVDATQPSSFGTLTKIMNNSSHQADLPSGLFQHFWQWSKLSFSIPNTGHTLTNGIKLWHNAIKIDLLDIQTGLRQLNSPSLSLDLNVLVARLNFLADILIFYGNAFKKFFYPVFEEIVDQHSSASKQFTLDGHMENFKRSLDLETRTRSDRFVITLQEKLDSLILIVTKQFTVEETEVFPIISVNCNIEMQKQLLYRSLHVLPLGLLKCVIMWFSSQLSEDQSESIIQFLSWEDSFPNKPFAHLLLQWFRFSYSGKTSLESFWDELSFMFKPRRHVEEEHTEVASGSGPCFLVSIDLPTGYMKETPYSSAMNQQILIPVKLKPLQQLPGLLGDKKTGDDQLLMDLKPIDLLFFFHKAMQKDLDYLVCGSARLASDCSFLGEFHQRFHLIKFLYQIHSDAEDEIAFPALEAKGKLQNISKSYSIDHQLEVEHLDKVSFLLNEMAALDHYMNAKYVKLCMSLQDVCKSIHKLLSEHLHREETELWYLFRDCFTTEEQEKIIACMLGRMSGEILQDMIPWLMESLIPGEQRAVMSLWRQATRKTMFGEWLTEWYTSQAVGEEETGEANKESSEDSDPLDIVWKYLFEGSKPLEVLKKDSKGTMNKLLGKDALNNNKAEEKEKNHKEISEGKKVCTGGAEERRHTEQTVSNCQMGSSAQAFKMAHKQNQYGQDIRYEYLLSMSQESVEATLRRISLDSDLDPQKKSYIMQNFLMSRWIATQRIHNLEPSTLANNREAVPGQHQSYRDPHKNILGCKHYKRSCKLLAPCCNHLFTCIRCHDEEVDHLIDRKQITKMMCMKCMTIQPLGATCSNVSCNSSMGKYYCKICKLFEDDREIYHCPYCNLCRVGKGLGIDYFHCMKCNACMSRTLVEHVCIEKCLEDNCPICHEYIFTSNSPVKALPCGHVMHSTCFQEYTCSHYTCPICSKSLGDMQVYFRMLDALLAEQKMPDEYLNQTQVILCNDCGRKGNAPYHWLHHKCSSCASYNTRLL
- the LOC108808794 gene encoding zinc finger protein BRUTUS-like At1g18910 isoform X3; the encoded protein is MLKEERQVFPLLIENFSFEEQASLVWQFICSVPVMILEELFPWMISLLTLKEKSEVENCVREVVPKEVSLQPVVNSWLVDATQPSSFGTLTKIMNNSSHQADLPSGLFQHFWQWSKLSFSIPNTGHTLTNGIKLWHNAIKIDLLDIQTGLRQLNSPSLSLDLNVLVARLNFLADILIFYGNAFKKFFYPVFEEIVDQHSSASKQFTLDGHMENFKRSLDLETRTRSDRFVITLQEKLDSLILIVTKQFTVEETEVFPIISVNCNIEMQKQLLYRSLHVLPLGLLKCVIMWFSSQLSEDQSESIIQFLSWEDSFPNKPFAHLLLQWFRFSYSGKTSLESFWDELSFMFKPRRHVEEEHTEVASGSGPCFLVSIDLPTGYMKETPYSSAMNQQILIPVKLKPLQQLPGLLGDKKTGDDQLLMDLKPIDLLFFFHKAMQKDLDYLVCGSARLASDCSFLGEFHQRFHLIKFLYQIHSDAEDEIAFPALEAKGKLQNISKSYSIDHQLEVEHLDKVSFLLNEMAALDHYMNAKYVKLCMSLQDVCKSIHKLLSEHLHREETELWYLFRDCFTTEEQEKIIACMLGRMSGEILQDMIPWLMESLIPGEQRAVMSLWRQATRKTMFGEWLTEWYTSQAVGEEETGEANKESSEDSDPLDIVWKYLFEGSKPLEVLKKDSKGTMNKLLGKDALNNNKAEEKEKNHKEISEGKKVCTGGAEERRHTEQTVSNCQMGSSAQAFKMAHKQNQYGQDIRYEYLLSMSQESVEATLRRISLDSDLDPQKKSYIMQNFLMSRWIATQRIHNLEPSTLANNREAVPGQHQSYRDPHKNILGCKHYKRSCKLLAPCCNHLFTCIRCHDEEVDHLIDRKQITKMMCMKCMTIQPLGATCSNVSCNSSMGKYYCKICKLFEDDREIYHCPYCNLCRVGKGLGIDYFHCMKCNACMSRTLVEHVCIEKCLEDNCPICHEYIFTSNSPVKALPCGHVMHSTCFQEYTCSHYTCPICSKSLGDMQVYFRMLDALLAEQKMPDEYLNQTQVILCNDCGRKGNAPYHWLHHKCSSCASYNTRLL